A stretch of Hydrogenothermus marinus DNA encodes these proteins:
- a CDS encoding polyprenyl synthetase family protein, whose protein sequence is MDIKQYLKTQAEFINQKLENQLKEGIPQKLFDSMHYSLNAGGKRIRPILVLESAKVCGKENVADILDIALAVEMIHTYSLIHDDLPSMDNDDLRRGKPTNHKVFGEAIAILAGDGLLTYAFEKISSIKNIPAEKLVRIINILSHNVGIYGMIAGQAADILAEKEKSFTDIKFIHENKTTKFIMACCQIGAILADAEDTKEKALKEYGYNIGMAFQIWDDILDEIGETEKLGKTVGKDKENNKLTYTSIYGIEKSKEIAKKHIEKALKSIEIFENKEILEKLAKYIISREV, encoded by the coding sequence ATGGATATTAAACAGTATCTTAAAACTCAGGCTGAGTTTATAAATCAAAAGCTTGAAAATCAATTAAAAGAAGGTATCCCACAAAAATTATTTGATTCAATGCATTATAGTCTTAATGCAGGTGGAAAAAGAATAAGGCCTATTCTTGTTTTAGAAAGTGCTAAAGTTTGTGGTAAAGAAAATGTCGCGGATATTTTAGATATAGCTTTAGCAGTTGAGATGATACATACATATTCTTTAATACATGATGATCTTCCTTCTATGGATAATGATGATTTAAGAAGAGGAAAACCTACAAATCATAAAGTTTTTGGAGAAGCTATCGCAATTCTTGCAGGAGATGGCCTTTTAACTTATGCATTTGAGAAAATATCATCTATAAAAAATATTCCAGCGGAAAAATTAGTTAGAATAATTAACATTCTATCTCATAATGTTGGTATTTATGGAATGATAGCAGGTCAAGCAGCAGATATTTTAGCAGAAAAAGAAAAAAGCTTTACAGATATTAAATTCATCCATGAAAATAAGACTACTAAATTTATAATGGCTTGCTGTCAAATTGGAGCTATTTTAGCAGATGCAGAAGATACAAAAGAAAAAGCATTAAAAGAGTATGGATATAATATAGGAATGGCTTTTCAGATATGGGATGATATACTAGATGAAATAGGAGAAACTGAAAAACTTGGTAAAACTGTTGGTAAAGATAAAGAAAACAATAAACTTACATATACATCTATTTATGGAATTGAAAAATCAAAAGAGATAGCAAAAAAACATATAGAAAAAGCATTAAAAAGTATTGAAATTTTTGAAAATAAAGAAATTTTAGAAAAGTTAGCAAAATATATAATAAGTAGAGAGGTATAA